The nucleotide window CGAGCTGGCGGCTTGGTCGTCCCATTTCTCAAAAGTATAACCTTGCTGTACTTAGTGGTCGACCGCTGGTGGGGGATGGATGTTCTTGCCTGTGGCCACCTGCTCACGCCAGATCGGCCAATAACACGTCGTCACAATCGGCGCTGCGTGTATTGCGGCCCCGTCACGCCCACCAGCAATGTTCGCATCGTCGCTGACGAGCAACGCCTCGACTGGTTTGCGTCAATGAGCGATGAAGAATGCGGTGCAGCACTCCGCCGGCTCAACGAGCAGGCAGAAGACGTATCGAGCAGAGAAAGAACTCCAAGCGTTCGCAATTGCTTGAGCAGGGGAGAGGAGAGACGCTTCCCGAAGAGCGGTCACCGAAGCAGGCGCCGCCTTGCGTGACCACCTGGAGTTTGGACGCTCGGCGCTGGGTTTGTCCGGGCATGTGCGCGTGTTCACGGGGCCGTCAGCGTCCCTACAACGTGATCTGTGGTCTTGTCCAGAGTGACGAGTGCACGGCGGGACAGGGCCCTTGAGGTGAACCCGAGGCGGAGAAGTCAAGGTTTTATCCCTTTATCCCTACTTGACACTAAGGGACATATGGGGTCATAGTGGGGACACATGAAGACCCTCACAGTACAGCTGCACGACGGCGACCGTGTCCTCCTCAATCTCGAAACCGCAACCACCGCACAGCCACACGACGTCCTCAACGCCTTCGCAACGCTCCTGACTGCAGACACCCCCTCCGCACCGCTCCCTCCCACCCGGATCAGCGGCAAATATGCCCCTCTGGCCGATCACCTGAGCACCCTCGATCAACCCGCCATCCAGCTGACCTTCCTGCAGATCGAACACCTGCTCGGCTTTACGCTGCCGGACTCTGCCCGGGAGCATCGGGCGTGGTGGGCCAATGATGTGACGCATTCCCAGGCCCGCGCCTGGACCACCGCCGGCTGGCAGAGTAGCGACGTCGATCTCACCGGCAACACCGTCAAGTTCATTCGCGCTCCCCACGGTCAAGCAGAAGCGCCCATGAGTGACAAACCTCACAAGCCCGTCACCCTCGTTATCGGCGGGATCAAACTGCCGCTGACGCGCGTTCGGCGCATCCACTAGCCACTCACGCCAGCGGACACCCGACCTCACCTCCTCTTCGATCATCCACCGTTCCGGCGAGCTGCAGACGGCGTCGCCTTGGAGGAATATGCTTTCAGAAGCACACCATCACGCTGCTGTTGACCGTCACGCCACCCTGTTGAAGGAGGCGGCCACATCGTATCGCTGGCAGCGTACACATGCTTCGCCCTGGTGGCACCGACTCGTCGCTTCAGTTCGGGGAACGCTTGCAGCAACAGCCGCGCAGAGACGCCCTTCAGAATCTTGGCGATGTCGGACGGTGCCCACTTCGGCGGGCAGGACAGAAAGAGGTGAACGTGGTCAGGCATGACCTCCATGCCCCGGATAAGCCAGTCCCGCTCGGCGCAAGTGGCAGTGAAAATCTCCATCAGGCGGTCACGGGACGGGCCAAAGAACGAACGACGGCGGTCCTTCGGCGTGAAGACCAGATGGTCGTTCAGATTGAAGTGCCCGTGTCGTGAGGAACGCTCTCCGGCTATGTGCATATGGAAGCACATCACGGCGGGCTACAGATGGCCCTGCGCCGCCTACGGCGTCGAATTGCGCCCCCTTCGGAGGCGGTGCCTTATATCCCCCGGTTTTCAAACCGGGGGATTACGCTACTCTCGCTCAAAAGAGCGGCCCATCAGATCGTCTGGACCAGCCCACCGTCAATCATGAAGTCTGCGCCGGTCACGTTCCCAACTACGCGGCTGGCGAGCAAAACGATTAAATTCGCCACCTCTTCCGGCCTTGTGAACCGGCCTGTAGCCGTGCCTGATGTCGCCTGCCGAGCGACCTCCTCCGCCGTCCTGCCCGACGCTCGGCTCACCGTGGCAGCGACGCCATCCTGCCCGAGCCAGAGGTCGGTCGAGACCGGACCAGGGCTGACAGTATTGACCCGGACGCCGAGTCGACCAACCTCTTTCGACAAGGCCTTGGAAAAGTTCAGCAGGGCGGCTTTAGCGGCACTGTACTCGATGACGAGGGGGTCCGGTAAGATGGCATTGACGGAGCAGGTGTTGACAATGGTGCTGGTACCCTGGGCAATCAGGGCTGGAAGCGCCGCTCGGGTGGTGCGGACGGCGGACAAAAAGTTGATGTTCAGTCCCCAGAGCCACTCGTCGTCAGTGAGGGTCAGAAAGCCTCCGGTGCGGGGGCGGACCGCTCCAACGTTGTTGATGAGGATATCCAGCGTTCCGTATGCCTCTAGGGCCTGCGCAACCAACCGGGTGGGGCCATCCGGGGTTCCCAGATCTAGTTGAACACTGAGCACCTGTCCCTGCGTGACGAGCTCGTTGAGTTCCAGGGTGGTGTCCCTTGCCGCGGCCACCACCTTCACACCTTCACGTACCAGCGCCCGGGTAACGGCCAAGCCAATTCCTTTGCTGGCGCCAGTCACCACAGCGACTTTTCCTTGCAGTTCAAGTTCCATGTTGTTGCCTCCTGATTGAATCAAGGGACTGTGCAGCGGCTCGGGCCGGGCTCACGAGCCAGCGTGAAGGACCGTTAGGTCGCAGCGTTCGCCGAACGCCAAGCGGAGCCGAGCACTGGCGCCCACACCGTGACCAGGATGAACGTCATCCTTCGCCTCATCGACCCCTTCTGTGAGCTCCTACCTCCCTACGTGCTCCCGGGTCTCCGTTGGACACTGACGTGGTCGTCTGGCTGAACGGCCTGCCCAG belongs to Deinococcus ruber and includes:
- a CDS encoding oxidoreductase — its product is MELELQGKVAVVTGASKGIGLAVTRALVREGVKVVAAARDTTLELNELVTQGQVLSVQLDLGTPDGPTRLVAQALEAYGTLDILINNVGAVRPRTGGFLTLTDDEWLWGLNINFLSAVRTTRAALPALIAQGTSTIVNTCSVNAILPDPLVIEYSAAKAALLNFSKALSKEVGRLGVRVNTVSPGPVSTDLWLGQDGVAATVSRASGRTAEEVARQATSGTATGRFTRPEEVANLIVLLASRVVGNVTGADFMIDGGLVQTI
- a CDS encoding DUF7662 domain-containing protein, coding for MKTLTVQLHDGDRVLLNLETATTAQPHDVLNAFATLLTADTPSAPLPPTRISGKYAPLADHLSTLDQPAIQLTFLQIEHLLGFTLPDSAREHRAWWANDVTHSQARAWTTAGWQSSDVDLTGNTVKFIRAPHGQAEAPMSDKPHKPVTLVIGGIKLPLTRVRRIH